From a single Cloacibacillus sp. genomic region:
- a CDS encoding transketolase C-terminal domain-containing protein gives MNGNPGESTFSAFCRLSAEYAVTHEDFIMLVPEKLAKTPLLDKLPADKFIVDDGCAGSRLLKAAGLALAGKKPWVTGSVSELAGGSYSHIREAAALPQLPVRIAAVNGGFSSAHEGAAVQLLEDIAIMRTIPGMNIFIPADKTSLQGMMAESENINGPLYIRLGSTAAPDVEERPDEANIFRGARILRPGSGITICACGIMVNQALAAADQLERQNISAEVIDCCGIKPFPEQTLLSSVRKTGCCVTAEEHGAIGGLFGAAAECLSRTYPVPMRSVAVADQFVSSGTSEELREYYGLTWQEIVDASAQVWALRRR, from the coding sequence ATGAACGGTAATCCCGGAGAATCGACATTCAGCGCCTTTTGCAGGCTGAGCGCCGAATACGCCGTAACACACGAAGATTTTATAATGCTTGTGCCGGAAAAGCTGGCAAAAACGCCGCTGTTGGATAAGCTCCCTGCGGACAAATTTATAGTTGACGACGGCTGCGCCGGCAGCAGACTTTTAAAGGCGGCTGGGCTTGCCCTTGCCGGAAAAAAACCGTGGGTGACGGGCTCCGTATCTGAACTAGCAGGCGGCAGCTACTCACACATCCGCGAGGCGGCCGCGCTTCCGCAGCTTCCCGTAAGGATAGCCGCTGTAAACGGCGGCTTTTCCTCCGCTCACGAGGGGGCGGCGGTGCAGCTTCTTGAAGACATAGCGATAATGCGGACCATTCCAGGCATGAATATTTTTATTCCCGCGGACAAAACCTCGCTGCAGGGGATGATGGCAGAAAGCGAAAATATAAACGGCCCGCTCTATATCCGGCTTGGCTCCACCGCGGCGCCCGATGTGGAGGAACGCCCGGACGAGGCAAATATTTTTCGCGGCGCGAGAATTCTTCGTCCAGGAAGTGGCATAACTATATGTGCCTGTGGTATTATGGTTAACCAGGCTCTGGCGGCGGCGGATCAGCTTGAACGGCAGAACATAAGCGCCGAGGTGATCGACTGCTGCGGCATCAAACCGTTCCCCGAACAGACGCTGCTTTCGTCCGTCAGAAAGACCGGCTGCTGCGTCACAGCCGAGGAGCACGGCGCGATAGGCGGGCTCTTTGGGGCGGCGGCCGAGTGCCTTAGCCGCACCTATCCAGTTCCAATGCGTTCGGTGGCGGTTGCGGACCAGTTTGTCAGCAGCGGCACGTCGGAAGAATTAAGAGAATATTATGGCCTTACATGGCAGGAAATCGTTGACGCGTCGGCGCAGGTTTGGGCGCTGCGCAGGAGGTAA
- a CDS encoding S41 family peptidase, with protein MIVLKFKFTHAAVGVVVGFLLCATLYQIPQAIGADWEKSLPFTPQQLAVIKQVKLALSTYQVDGDKKGKVDDTKMYYGAMKGLVESLGDPYTRFVEPKVLAEENMEMEGEYGGLGIYMASRDGRTIVIAPIEDTPADKAGIKPLDEIIKVDDKNVMGMDSDEVVKMLRGPAGKPVVLQIRRKNAGKLIPVKIVREIIKIKTVRLEMQKDGIAYIKLNHFNLKTDDELRAAVKTALQKKAKGFIVDLRNNPGGLLDVCVDATSQFIPKGVIVGMKGRFDKANDVLYAKEGRANNLPLVVLVNEGSASAAEIFAGAVKDHKRGTVIGTKTFGKGSVQTLFNLPDGSGMYVTIARYNTPSGFVLDHKGLQPDIKVAGEIKKDKKDDKQYQKALSVLKQNIKNKK; from the coding sequence GTGATCGTTTTGAAATTTAAATTTACACATGCGGCGGTCGGAGTCGTAGTTGGATTCCTCCTCTGCGCTACGCTATATCAAATACCTCAGGCGATAGGCGCGGACTGGGAAAAAAGTCTGCCGTTCACGCCACAGCAGCTTGCCGTAATAAAGCAGGTCAAGCTTGCTCTCTCGACCTATCAGGTCGACGGCGATAAAAAGGGCAAGGTCGACGATACGAAAATGTATTACGGCGCGATGAAGGGGCTTGTTGAGTCCCTCGGAGACCCGTACACGCGCTTCGTAGAACCGAAAGTGCTCGCCGAAGAGAACATGGAGATGGAGGGCGAGTACGGCGGCCTAGGCATCTACATGGCCTCACGCGACGGCAGGACCATCGTCATAGCGCCGATAGAAGACACTCCGGCGGACAAGGCGGGCATCAAGCCTCTCGACGAAATAATCAAAGTCGACGATAAAAACGTCATGGGCATGGACAGCGACGAAGTCGTCAAAATGCTGCGCGGCCCGGCCGGCAAACCGGTGGTGCTTCAGATACGCCGCAAAAACGCCGGAAAACTCATACCGGTCAAAATCGTCCGCGAGATCATAAAAATAAAGACGGTAAGGCTTGAGATGCAAAAAGACGGAATAGCCTACATAAAGCTGAACCACTTCAACCTCAAGACCGACGACGAACTGCGCGCCGCTGTAAAGACGGCGCTTCAAAAGAAGGCGAAGGGCTTCATCGTAGACCTTCGCAACAACCCTGGAGGGCTGCTTGACGTCTGTGTCGACGCGACCTCGCAGTTCATACCCAAGGGCGTCATCGTCGGTATGAAGGGCCGTTTTGACAAGGCAAACGACGTGCTCTACGCAAAAGAGGGCCGCGCCAACAACCTGCCGCTCGTCGTCCTCGTCAACGAAGGAAGCGCAAGCGCCGCCGAAATATTTGCGGGAGCCGTTAAAGATCACAAACGCGGCACAGTCATCGGGACAAAGACCTTCGGCAAAGGCTCAGTGCAGACGCTCTTCAACCTTCCCGACGGCTCCGGCATGTACGTGACAATCGCGCGCTATAACACTCCCTCCGGCTTCGTGCTTGACCATAAAGGGCTGCAGCCTGACATCAAAGTGGCCGGAGAGATAAAGAAGGACAAAAAGGACGACAAACAATATCAGAAAGCTCTTTCCGTCCTTAAACAAAACATAAAGAATAAAAAATAG
- the ftsE gene encoding cell division ATP-binding protein FtsE: MEIKFSGVTKIYDPDIVALEDIYLDIEKGEFVYLVGETGSGKTTLMRCIFREVVPTRGHISVGGRALRKIGRFELALFRRDVGVIFQDFSLLPDKTAFENVAFVLEVMGVPSREIEERVTDVLKTVGIWRRRNLTPPQLSGGEQQRLAIARAVVNEPSLIIADEPTGNLDNHTADEIMQLLLDINAAGTTVLMATHNQFLVNTYRHRVVEIKRGRIVRDEKEGGYDADVAD; encoded by the coding sequence ATGGAAATAAAATTTTCAGGGGTCACCAAGATATACGACCCCGATATCGTAGCTCTTGAAGACATCTATCTTGACATAGAAAAGGGAGAGTTCGTCTACCTTGTCGGTGAGACAGGTTCCGGAAAGACGACGCTCATGCGCTGCATCTTTCGCGAAGTGGTCCCAACAAGAGGCCACATCAGCGTAGGCGGCCGCGCTCTGAGAAAAATAGGGCGCTTTGAGCTTGCTCTCTTCCGCAGAGACGTAGGCGTCATTTTTCAGGACTTCAGCCTGCTGCCGGACAAGACGGCCTTTGAAAACGTCGCCTTCGTGCTGGAGGTGATGGGCGTTCCGTCAAGGGAAATAGAAGAACGAGTCACCGACGTGCTTAAAACGGTCGGCATCTGGCGCCGCCGCAACCTGACGCCGCCGCAGCTCTCAGGCGGAGAGCAGCAGAGGCTTGCGATAGCGCGCGCAGTTGTGAACGAGCCGTCGCTCATAATCGCGGACGAGCCCACGGGAAACCTGGACAACCACACGGCTGACGAAATAATGCAGCTGCTGCTTGACATAAACGCCGCCGGCACCACCGTTTTGATGGCGACGCACAATCAGTTTTTAGTCAACACCTATCGTCACAGGGTCGTGGAAATCAAACGCGGGCGCATTGTCCGCGATGAAAAAGAGGGAGGCTACGACGCAGATGTCGCGGATTAA
- a CDS encoding divergent polysaccharide deacetylase family protein has protein sequence MGRHFKDQDKKSLIKPALLLLLAAALVFGVFFLSGGRIGTKKTEDYSQSAPASKEAAHLLKSADVTPALSGDAHSADSFNGVSSTDIMKDKIKELSASKDKSETQEPSYEKKYKFERPLVAIIVDDGGAQMDLTKRVAALALPLTWAIMPYQRYSSECAETARAQNIPYLLHMPMQAVIDKDSSQYIIGGDMSDAEVTAACEKALDSLPGAIGMNNHRGSRATSQKNLMEPVMETLKKRGLLFVDSRTHNKSVAYKTALAAGLPALRNGGFLDNTPDKRAITARFDEVVKTAQKSGHAVVICHFRPATIMFLEELNKNYKDLPVKLVTAPEMLNEMKQAEQKAADQL, from the coding sequence ATGGGCAGACATTTTAAAGACCAGGATAAAAAATCCCTCATAAAACCGGCGTTGCTGCTTCTTTTAGCGGCGGCGCTGGTTTTTGGCGTCTTTTTTCTTTCGGGAGGCCGCATTGGCACAAAAAAGACAGAGGACTATTCGCAAAGCGCGCCCGCGTCAAAAGAGGCGGCGCACCTGCTAAAAAGCGCGGACGTAACGCCTGCGCTATCGGGAGACGCACACTCTGCCGATAGTTTTAACGGCGTCTCGTCGACGGATATCATGAAAGATAAAATAAAGGAGCTCTCGGCCTCAAAGGACAAGAGCGAAACGCAAGAGCCGTCATACGAAAAAAAATATAAGTTCGAACGCCCGCTCGTTGCCATAATAGTCGACGACGGCGGGGCGCAGATGGATCTCACAAAACGCGTGGCGGCGCTTGCCCTTCCGCTCACGTGGGCGATAATGCCCTATCAGCGCTACTCGTCGGAATGCGCGGAGACCGCGCGCGCCCAAAATATCCCGTACCTGCTCCACATGCCGATGCAGGCCGTAATAGACAAAGACAGCTCGCAGTACATAATAGGCGGGGATATGAGCGACGCGGAAGTGACCGCGGCCTGCGAAAAGGCGCTTGATTCGCTGCCCGGCGCTATAGGCATGAACAACCATCGCGGCTCGCGCGCCACCTCGCAAAAAAATCTAATGGAACCGGTAATGGAGACGTTAAAAAAGCGCGGACTGCTCTTTGTTGACAGCAGAACGCACAATAAAAGCGTAGCCTATAAAACGGCGCTTGCGGCCGGCCTCCCTGCGCTTAGAAACGGCGGCTTTCTGGACAACACGCCCGACAAACGCGCCATAACAGCGCGCTTCGACGAGGTCGTAAAGACGGCGCAAAAAAGCGGGCATGCGGTTGTTATCTGCCATTTTCGCCCCGCTACGATAATGTTTCTTGAAGAGCTGAACAAAAATTACAAAGACCTGCCAGTCAAACTGGTGACGGCGCCGGAAATGCTGAACGAAATGAAACAGGCGGAACAAAAGGCCGCAGACCAGCTATGA
- a CDS encoding adenylosuccinate synthetase: MNSSENNVITGLQWGNEGKKKLTDFFANRSEAIVRFNGSSSGGHPINAGGESFTLDYLPCGIHHDGKLCVIAAGTALDLDKAADEIVALKNAGVLKARLHISERCPLILDFHKKQELLEARAMYRNMGWLMNERGYGAALSDMYGALGVTAGDLLHPLVLREKIKHVMKIKNELFLKVFNEAPVEPNAICDEILKKAEALLPYVSPVEGLIAKAVADNAGVLFEGCDGSMNDAQCGLYPSLAPGRRSAAEVFLSCGLRHNTSLRVIGAAKAYCAKSGDGPFITEEKSTVGAFLRARGGEFNELTGEQRRTGWLDLPALAYSVRANSADVLALTKLDALTGIDELKLCTAYRIDGKEVTAGDITAEEAARAVPVYETLEGWKEELQGCADFSRLPRQTQSYIRFIEEYVGLRVIWAGLGRQWGNALYASEER, translated from the coding sequence ATGAACTCTTCGGAAAACAACGTAATAACAGGTCTTCAATGGGGCAACGAGGGAAAGAAAAAACTTACCGACTTCTTTGCCAACCGCTCTGAAGCCATCGTGCGCTTCAACGGTTCGTCGTCAGGTGGACATCCGATAAACGCGGGCGGTGAGAGCTTTACGCTAGACTATCTTCCCTGCGGCATCCACCACGACGGCAAGCTCTGCGTCATAGCGGCGGGAACGGCGCTTGACCTTGACAAGGCCGCCGACGAGATAGTGGCATTAAAAAACGCGGGCGTCCTCAAGGCGAGGCTCCATATCAGCGAGCGCTGCCCGCTCATTCTTGATTTCCATAAAAAACAGGAACTGCTTGAGGCCCGCGCCATGTACAGAAATATGGGCTGGCTGATGAACGAACGCGGATACGGCGCCGCGCTCTCTGATATGTACGGGGCGCTGGGGGTCACTGCCGGCGACCTGCTGCACCCGTTAGTTTTGCGCGAAAAGATAAAACACGTCATGAAAATCAAAAACGAACTGTTTTTAAAAGTTTTTAACGAAGCTCCGGTAGAGCCAAACGCCATTTGTGACGAAATTTTAAAAAAAGCGGAGGCGCTCTTGCCATACGTCAGCCCGGTAGAGGGGCTGATAGCAAAGGCCGTGGCCGACAACGCGGGCGTGCTCTTTGAGGGATGCGACGGCAGCATGAACGACGCGCAGTGCGGCCTTTATCCGTCGCTTGCGCCTGGACGCAGGAGCGCGGCCGAAGTTTTTCTTTCGTGCGGCCTGCGGCACAATACCTCGCTTCGCGTTATCGGGGCCGCGAAAGCCTACTGCGCAAAGAGTGGTGACGGCCCCTTCATAACGGAAGAAAAAAGCACAGTCGGCGCCTTTTTACGCGCAAGGGGCGGCGAATTCAACGAGCTGACCGGTGAACAGCGCAGAACCGGCTGGCTGGACCTTCCTGCCCTCGCCTATTCGGTGCGCGCCAACAGCGCCGACGTTCTGGCTTTGACAAAGCTAGACGCCTTAACAGGCATAGACGAATTAAAACTTTGCACAGCCTACCGTATAGACGGCAAAGAAGTGACCGCAGGCGACATCACGGCGGAGGAAGCGGCGCGCGCCGTCCCGGTCTATGAGACGCTCGAAGGCTGGAAAGAAGAACTCCAAGGTTGCGCCGACTTCAGCCGCCTGCCGCGCCAGACGCAGAGCTACATACGCTTCATCGAAGAATACGTCGGCCTCCGAGTGATCTGGGCCGGCCTCGGAAGACAGTGGGGCAACGCGCTCTACGCCTCTGAAGAACGATAA
- a CDS encoding peptidoglycan DD-metalloendopeptidase family protein, which produces MMIMTWKRILQTSALFFAVFCLTFAPHTSPAAEAAKSASDIDKQIKQQEAEYKKIQKQMSQTTQKIREKQQQEKNVSTQLNILSQKITVTQQKVNVVTLHMKKVQGNIFVLADNIRTANKNIGAAQGVLRKRLVTIYKYGGVAEFNLMLSSRGAEEALANTYLLGKIADQDQKLINNLTEQKRRLTMTQAELKKEHLRLKSQGNDLKQQNKELKSAADERNSLLVRVRNDKKLFMAQQDLLLKASRELQSAVKRLLAEKKKLMAAKHPGKKQTVYYRGGRLAWPVQGTINSQFGTRVHPVFKTKITHTGLDIGAPKGTPVKAADPGEVLYTGWMRGYGQVVIIDHGGNLTTVYAHLSKIETTEDAKVTRSTVIGRVGSTGVATGNHLHFEVRVDGDAVNPMRYLQ; this is translated from the coding sequence ATGATGATTATGACATGGAAACGAATATTGCAAACAAGCGCGCTGTTTTTCGCCGTATTCTGCCTTACCTTTGCGCCCCATACCTCCCCCGCGGCTGAGGCCGCAAAATCAGCCTCCGACATTGACAAGCAGATAAAGCAGCAGGAGGCGGAGTATAAAAAAATACAGAAGCAGATGTCCCAGACGACGCAAAAAATAAGGGAAAAGCAGCAGCAGGAAAAAAACGTATCGACGCAGCTGAACATCCTGAGCCAAAAAATCACGGTAACGCAGCAGAAGGTCAACGTCGTCACCCTTCACATGAAGAAGGTCCAGGGCAACATCTTTGTCCTGGCCGACAACATCAGGACCGCAAATAAAAACATCGGCGCCGCACAGGGCGTGCTGCGAAAAAGGCTCGTCACTATCTACAAGTATGGCGGCGTGGCCGAGTTCAACCTGATGCTTTCCTCCCGAGGCGCGGAAGAGGCTCTTGCCAACACCTACCTGCTTGGGAAAATAGCGGATCAGGATCAAAAACTGATAAATAACCTCACGGAACAGAAGCGCCGCCTCACCATGACGCAGGCGGAACTTAAAAAAGAACATCTGAGGCTGAAAAGTCAGGGCAACGACTTAAAACAGCAGAACAAAGAGCTGAAATCCGCAGCCGACGAACGCAACAGTCTGCTGGTCCGTGTGCGCAACGATAAAAAACTCTTCATGGCGCAGCAGGACCTTCTTCTGAAGGCCTCGCGGGAACTGCAGAGCGCGGTAAAGCGGCTGCTTGCCGAAAAGAAAAAACTTATGGCGGCAAAGCATCCGGGCAAAAAACAGACGGTCTACTACCGCGGAGGACGCCTCGCGTGGCCCGTTCAGGGAACTATCAACAGCCAGTTCGGAACGAGAGTGCACCCCGTGTTTAAGACAAAAATAACGCACACCGGCCTTGACATAGGGGCGCCGAAGGGGACGCCGGTCAAAGCGGCCGACCCGGGCGAAGTGCTCTACACAGGGTGGATGCGCGGCTACGGCCAGGTAGTCATAATCGACCACGGCGGAAACCTGACCACGGTCTACGCGCACCTTTCAAAAATTGAAACCACAGAAGACGCAAAGGTGACGCGCAGCACGGTCATAGGCCGCGTCGGTTCCACCGGCGTAGCCACCGGCAATCATCTGCACTTTGAAGTTCGAGTAGACGGAGATGCCGTAAATCCGATGCGCTATCTTCAATAA
- a CDS encoding permease-like cell division protein FtsX has protein sequence MSRIKYLLRDGWRLIWRHFGMSLLTVFTAMAVFFVIGATMLFILNIRNAVGIMENQLSIQAYMKPNTDLSAVAKTIKGMHNVRDVKIITKDTALERLRARLGNQADAVTLLGENPLPASIEVRVNKASQVAATARSLVAIPEVDDIVYAGHVAEKLSRLSSFVESFSAIMLIVALAASGVVLFNTIRIAVYSRAQEIDVMMKVGATSTYVAFPFVIQGFILGLTGALAASAALGYAYFTAIARLKDMLPFLSFIESPRLLLNLSMVLICCGTAVSLIASLIAVEKFIRKAAKPL, from the coding sequence ATGTCGCGGATTAAATATCTTTTACGTGACGGCTGGAGGCTGATATGGCGTCATTTCGGCATGAGCCTTCTCACCGTATTTACAGCAATGGCGGTATTCTTCGTGATAGGGGCCACGATGCTCTTTATCTTAAACATCAGAAACGCCGTCGGCATAATGGAAAACCAGCTCTCCATACAGGCCTATATGAAGCCGAACACGGACCTTTCGGCTGTGGCTAAAACAATCAAGGGAATGCACAACGTCCGCGACGTCAAGATAATCACAAAAGATACGGCGCTTGAAAGACTGCGCGCGAGGCTCGGCAATCAGGCCGACGCCGTTACGCTGCTTGGGGAAAACCCGCTTCCCGCAAGCATAGAGGTGCGCGTCAATAAGGCCTCTCAAGTGGCGGCCACGGCGCGTTCTTTGGTGGCCATCCCCGAAGTTGACGACATCGTATATGCCGGGCATGTCGCGGAAAAGCTGTCGAGGCTTTCGTCGTTCGTGGAAAGCTTCTCGGCGATAATGCTCATTGTGGCGCTTGCGGCAAGCGGTGTAGTGCTCTTTAACACGATACGCATAGCGGTCTATTCGCGCGCTCAGGAAATAGACGTGATGATGAAGGTCGGAGCCACCTCCACCTATGTCGCCTTCCCGTTCGTCATCCAGGGCTTCATACTGGGGCTCACCGGAGCGCTCGCAGCCTCCGCCGCGCTGGGGTACGCCTATTTCACGGCCATCGCGCGGCTCAAAGACATGCTGCCGTTCCTATCCTTCATAGAATCCCCGAGACTGCTGCTGAATCTCAGCATGGTCCTCATCTGCTGCGGCACAGCGGTCAGCCTCATAGCGAGCCTCATTGCGGTCGAGAAATTTATAAGGAAGGCAGCGAAGCCGCTATAG